From one Plasmodium yoelii strain 17X genome assembly, chromosome: 12 genomic stretch:
- a CDS encoding NOSIP domain-containing protein, putative: MTRHSKNNTANPIFTYHERKKVKDVGTLKERLGKDSMRKFEQCWICLRNSETPVSTPYGHIFCKICIINNFLAQKKEYSKKKKEYENYIKDMDRKKKEEALHIREKEKIKFLDDLENVHEHVKKTDEKKTGVDISNNFWIAGNAKIKKDIDKKLKPPSNKLICPISGKPIKMSELITINPEVIDKNDTINGNWVCSFSKKNIDHNKAVLIKKTGQIILKSIFEKFIYGKKNSLEIQVGDGDFINLQPGGTAFCVHNNVQNSVYREVLL; this comes from the exons ATGACGAGACATAGCAAAAATAACACAGCAAATCCTATATTTACATATCATGAAAGGAAAAAGGTCAAAG atgTTGGAACTCTCAAAGAGAGGCTAGGAAAAGACTCGATGCGAAAGTTCGAGCAATGTTGGATTTGTTTGAGAAATTCTGAAACGCCTGTTAGTACCCCTTATGGtcatatattttgtaaaatatgcataattaataattttttagcacaaaaaaaagaatattctaaaaaaaaaaaggaatatgaaaattatattaaagatatggaccgaaaaaaaaaagaagaagcACTTCATATAAgagaaaaggaaaaaattaaatttttggATGACCTTGAAAATGTTCATGAACATGTTAAG aAAACGGATGAGAAGAAAACAGGTGTAGATATATCTAATAACTTTTGGATAGCTGGAaatgcaaaaataaaaaaagatattgataaaaaattaaaaccaCCATCcaataaattaatatgtcCAATTAGTGGGAAACCAATAAAAATGAGTGAACTAATTACTATTAATCCTGAGGttattgataaaaatgacaCTATAAATGGAAA tTGGGTTTGTTCATTTTCGAAAAAGAATATAGACCATAATAAAGCAGTTctcataaaaaaaacagggcaaataattttaaaa tctatttttgaaaaattcatttatggaaaaaaaaattcattagAAATACAAGTTGGTGATGgtgattttataaatttacaaCCAGGGGGGACCG ccTTTTGCGTGCACAATAATGTTCAAAATAGTGTGTACCGTGAAGTTCTTCTTTGA